From Impatiens glandulifera chromosome 7, dImpGla2.1, whole genome shotgun sequence:
aataaaatgatttctatatctaaataaataaattcaattcacCATCTTGCAAGCAGAATGATCAAAGTCTCTCAATTTAGccagatatatttatatagaagtGATCAAAACTTACATATTTGAATCAAAAGGTAAGCTAATCCCTGAAATTACATGATAAATATGCTCTCAGCAGATTTAGTGTGTGAGGAGAAAAAGGTGGGGTTAGGAGAGAAGCACAATAAGTCATGAtgccttttctttttttttggttCCACAAAAAGATGACCTTTTTATTAACTCCATGATAGCCTTATGTAAAACCCATTACCAATTTACCAGATTTCTTAGTGTTAGAAGAGGAGAAGGAGAAATGAAGAAGTTCCTTAAGGATACAAACACATTTTCATTAGTACTGCTGTTGGTAATGGTTTGTCTAGCAGATCAAGGCGAAAGCCAAACCTGCTCCAGATCATTCTTCTCGACCATGATTCAACTGATCCCTTGCAGACCGGCAGTAGTCTCATTTAGTCCCATTGGCCCGAGCCAGGCATGTTGTCAAGCTGTTAGAACTCTTGGTCAGCCTTGTTTATGTTTCCTAGTAAATGGTCCTCCCATTTATGGTTTTGATCGCAGCATGGTCTTACAGCTACCTGAAAAGTGTATCGTTAACTTTGAACCatgtaatgtatatataaactctctttattatacatttcaaaacatatttttgtgACATATTTTCTAAACTAGATGTGGATCTTGTAGAAATCacatttaataaattgtttctTTTTGCAGGTAATATTGGGAAATAAGAGGTGAAAAGAATATATGAGTTATGACTTGTGACTTATGAATAAAAGAGTCTGTCGTATGTGCAGATTTTTAGTCATAAATCTCTTTACTATATTTCCAGCTTgtaatttgaacaaaaatataGCATCCTTGTGATATTGACTGCTATTGTTGTTTTTTCTGCTCGTTTAGTGTTCATCAAATTAACAGAAGAGGAGTGATGATCAAATAACATAaactaaaatcatttaaaatttgttaccTATACACAAAGTCAAGCCTGCCTAGTCGAACATGTGCACCTTGATTGGTTGTCTGTTAGCATCTGAAACATGAGAAACGAAAACACTTTTAATGTGAAAAGACAAAAAAGAAGGTGAAAATTTGGTTAGAAATGTTATGATCACAAGACATGAACCATGTGATTACTATTAAAGGGGAAAATAGTGATGCTGAAGCTTACATCAACATGCTTTTGAAGATTCTTAATGTGTTCAACTGCCAAATCTAACATATCCGATATGCTTGTCTGTATATCAGTAGAAGAAAGAGGTTTAAATATCTAGAAAATGCTCCTGTACAGCGTTATAAAATGGAATGGACATTAAGTGTTACCTTTTCCATATTTGGAAATAGATCTTGCAGCTTCTTCATTCTGTCACTAATTCGTGTTCTCCTCGTCTGaggaaaaaaaacatgttaaatcaAACAGAAAACCCCAACTGTTATGTAAAATCTGAGCTCTTACCCTTTCTGCTATGCTACGAGGATGTGTTGCAAAACCCCTTCTCGCACGAAGCTTACAGGGGACAGAATCTTGCTGAAACTGCAACCACTCTGATGAAGTCTCTTGATGGCTTGAATGGTTAAATATTCCATTCTGGAAATAAAACTCGCATTAATAATGTTGGATCATAAGACACCGAAAACACAAATGATCTATCCTTAACATGCTTACCTCGTTCATATCatttccttctcttcttcttttctttccaGTAGAGGAAGGATTGATCCAAGAATCACTCTGGAATACTTCTGGAACATGATATCCATTGATGTTTCTACTTTCTTCTAGATAGTGTCTTTCTAGATTACTATCCATAACACCCTCCTCTTCATTTTGAGGAATAAACCTTGATGAAAAACATTGGGCTGATGAGAAATTTACTTCTCTTATCCTGGCAATTGGTTGATTCTCTTCCCTAATATTACCATTAAAGTTCTCATCTGCTTTCcctgtaaatttaaatttgatcaatCACTATCATATTATGTTCATTTgctaaaaatgaaaacaaactgCTTCTATCCTCTTTCATGGATAATAGTATTTCATGGTTTTGTTTCTACGAATACTATAGTATTAATTCCAGGAGATTCGACTTCATTCTGTTTCCCCATTTCCTGGATCTGAACGGAGATGAATTAGGTTAACAGCATCTTCATCTCTTTTTATAATCAATTCCAGTTCAATCCAGACTAAACATTACAATTTCAACCtatgaattataaaattgttaatatgcTAATTTGAAGAATAATATATGGTTAGCTAGATTACCGTTTCCATCGTTGAGACATGAAAAGAATCCAGCTGGAGAGCTGTTCTGCCGCATCAAATTCGAGTAGTTTCCTCCGTCCGACGATTTAACCCTGTGGAATCCGCCAGCACCAATTGATCTCTCTAACTCACGAGCCGTCTGATTCTGTTCGCAAACCGTCCGTGACGCCAACGTTAAATGCCCGTTTTCCACCACCAATGGACACTCATCCGCCTCTTCCGGCTTCACCTTCGCCTCAAACAGAAAATCACCAGAACCTGACTCGCTGAGAGAACCGGTCGACTCCATGAAACTGGCGATCATCGATGCAGTTTCATCGGCACTAAATAAATCTTCACATCCGTTGCCTTCATCCATGAGATCCGCGAAGAACGAGCTCGGCGCAGATCGGTAACTCACTAGACCGGTAGTTTGATGACGATAATGATCGGCATTCACTGCTATTTCTTTCTTCATGAATTCTACTCCGTGTGAATACTCGTAAGATTGCGTATGCGTATGCAAGAGACCTGAATCTTTCGCCGTCTTCGTCGTCTGAGAACCAGTAACAGTATACATCTCTTGAATTCACACTAAAATTAGAACAATATTGCTTTGTTGAAGCTAAACAACAGAAATTCACTAGAAAGTTTCTACTATAAACAGTAACCTGAATCCTGATCACCAACAGAATCCTTCCGCTGCCATCATCACATGAACTTAAtaaacagaagaagaagaagaaggtgagTTGGATTCGATTTCTCTGTTACTATTTCAAAATTGGGTGGTTTTCCCGAGTTCTTGGGATTTGAGAAATTTATAGAAGAAAATTTCTTAAATTGCCCTCGATGAGCCTCCAAAATGACGGGGTCATGCCATTTTATAAGTCAAAATACCGCTTAGACTTAATAATGAAACCGGATTGGATGAGAAAGATAAGCAAGCGGGCGGTATTATTAGTAAAGGCGGGCGGCCtctaaattaagattaaaagaatcacttaattatatataatcagcTTGGCTTATTGTTCAAATGCCTCTTCTTGTGGTTAAAGAGCTTATTATAGATAGATACAGGCTGTCAAAGATAATCTCCTCacgtttatttttattttttatttatatttgtttgatctGTCATTAGAATAATTGCTTAAGCAtgttctatatattatttttatttttatttttatatttatatatatatatatatatggaccctatttgcaaattaaatttatataattgtattaatgaatagagttttcaaataaaactatttatttttagtttctctatttacaaaattaaactctaaaaaaaattgaaagttaatTTGTTTTAGTTCCTCTCATTACTTTTCTAGCATTAGATATTTACATTACTAGTATTTAAGTTGAAATTGGTTTTATTCAGTTTAATATTCTGTTTAGTTGGATCGGTTTTTTCGCCTTGAATTTTTATAgtactaataatattttcaattgttgaTGGGTCGTTTGCTTCTCATACCTTCTGATTATGTTGGTGATTATTTTTGGAGTATGTGTTTGTTCCTTCTTAGCGGAAAAGGAAATTAAATAATCGAATCTGgtgttatttttcatttttttaataaaaagttattagaTTTGATCTTTTATATGAATGACATCTTACATGTACCTTTTCATTGTTTGTATGAATTTTCACTACTTTGgtcatatatgtagatgatatatTTTTACTTGACATGACATTTTTTTGCGTTGCTTACCAACCATTAactaaagataattttaattgtcgctcataatattttgtaaagatTCTTCTTACACTGTTTCATTGGTTCGTTCGGTTTGTTTTACTTCAATACTCAACGTGTAGAAATTCAAATGAGTTCGTATTTAGAGGAATCATCAACAAATTGCATGATCGTTGGAATTTTTCTATTtggagttttatttttgtaaattacaATTTGATATCTAGATCAtcaataattgtttattttaatttttagatgttatattatattatttattaatcaatttcTCATATGTAACTCGTATTtgaatttattgaaattattttttttaacagaCTAGTTTAAccattatcaaaataataataaattatattttataacattcatgtttaaatgcattttttatctaaatattttatacattgaTTGTCACTTAAACtattcataataaattaatttatgataatgtttttataaatgcaaatataactttatttaaaaaaatatgaatggtACTATTACaccttatttataatattattatttatttatatataagtagAATAGCTCTTAAAGGTGTTCAACCTCTTTCTATATCTGATGCGACTAGCAAAACTGTAAGTCTCTCAAAGCATTCCTACAAATGGCAATGGAGGCGAGCTCAGAAAACACCAAAGCAAAACTTTAAACCCCACACCAGGCATCATCACAAAAGTTAATCGAGGCATTGTCCCCCACGTGAATCGAGTTTCCTCGCAATAACTCTTACATAAAGAATATATTTCACTCTAAATGCTATCGCCCGTAGGGCGATTAGACTTTTTGGTGAACAATCTAGACGAATCCTgaccatatatttatatttgattagtgATGCCCAAAGACTATCCGACTCATATGTtaatctactacaccattttgagAGCATTGATTTGTTAAAAGAAACTAAATCACGGATACCCAATCTTCCCTGATTCTTGTATCGCTCGATATTATCCCAACTAACCAAATGACTAAATGAGGAATTAGACAATCCCAAAGAAATGTACAcataattttcttgaattttacCGTCACACTCTTAGGCAAAACGAATAAGGACATCATATAGGTGGGCATAAATGTCAAAGCACTCTTAATGAGAACTAAACAACCCCCTTTCGAGatcaatttaattttctaaattgatAATTTATCTTCCATCTTAGTGACAATCAAGTCTTAAGAGCTCTTAGAACGAGCTTTAGCACCCCAATGACATACCTAGATATAACGACGAGATGATACAAATACTGAAACTCAGAACATTGGCTAGCCTTGTTTTGTCCTCAATTAAATAAagtccaaaaaaataacaaatttaccAAGATTAGGCCAGAACAAGTTCCGAATAATCAAAGGATATCACGAAAGTGCTTGAAATTCTTGTGCGTGGCTTGAATCATGTAGAGTGAATCATCGGAAAAAAGTAGATGAGATATGGAGAACAAAGTCCTCCTTGCCCCCACAATCCATTCTGCGGATAAGTCCCACATTTTCTACAAAAaccatcatttttttataaagctTCCATGACAATAAcgaacaaaaaaataaacaacataTCACCTTGTCTAATTCCTCGAGAACTCACATTCACAATAACTGAGAACTTGGTCGTCGAGATACAAAATTTTATCTAACTAATCCATTTTTCACTCATTCTCATTATGTCTTTGacgttaaataaaaattctcaattAACCTGATCATAAGCCTTTTCAATGTCTAGCTTAACTAAAGTACATTTATTTCTTCCAAAATTAGCTGAGTCAATACATTCATTGACAATTAATACCGCATGAAAGATTTAACGTTCCGTAATGAACGTCATCTAATTCCCGGAGATGATCGTTCCTAGCACCCCACATAGTCTATTAGCCAAACATTTCGACAcgatcttattaaaaaaaaattaaactgatAGACCTGAAATTCTTCACATCAATAGTTTTTGGAGCCTTGCTAATAAGACAAATCAACGTAAAATTCCAACGTTTATCAAATGATGAGAAACGATAAAATTGGTCGATAGCTTCCATAATAtccttcttaaaaaaatgtcaCGTCTTCTTAAAAAACGCCAAAATAAACCATCGGACCCCGAAGCCTTATCGCTACTACACCCCTTAATAGCCTCCTCGACTTCCTCCTCCGTAAATCGAGCCTCCAAATTCTCTTTTTTACCAAATTAATGGAGTTAAAGTGATGCCGTTCAATTTAGAATATATAAGgattgttatttatattattttttaatattttttaacaaattagtaaatatataaaattgattgCCAAGTATTTGagttgataaataaatttagcaTTCCAAAccacttaaaaaaaatggtgtgaaaacttaattaatttttgactCTATCTCCTAATTGTTTTCAAATCAGTATGCCTCTTTCTAATAGACTAACTTTGAATagtcaattataattattatttcgcccataattaattaaatagtctTGGATGTTTTTAGAttagacatatttttatattttattttatttttgttaagtgatcatgtttatttttatttttttcatatttgtttttagTTCTGATGAACTTCTAAAATTTTGGAACTTGAACTATTTAGTAAATTGAGAGATTAAAGCTATttcaaaactattattatttattgttcaATCCATCCatgtataaaacaaaaataagataaCTAGATAATAATAcgtattcattaattaaaaataatgaaaaaaattgttaattatttcCATTACAGTACACATTTGAGTTGAAGACATGATTAaggcctttttttttttttgagtttttttttttttatgaaacttatttaaaattaaattttcaatcaatcacCTCTCAACAATTATATTACTcgtttcattaatcaaaatactaaaatatcttctattttaaattattattttttatttta
This genomic window contains:
- the LOC124946104 gene encoding transcription factor bHLH130-like, with product MKKEIAVNADHYRHQTTGLVSYRSAPSSFFADLMDEGNGCEDLFSADETASMIASFMESTGSLSESGSGDFLFEAKVKPEEADECPLVVENGHLTLASRTVCEQNQTARELERSIGAGGFHRVKSSDGGNYSNLMRQNSSPAGFFSCLNDGNGKADENFNGNIREENQPIARIREVNFSSAQCFSSRFIPQNEEEGVMDSNLERHYLEESRNINGYHVPEVFQSDSWINPSSTGKKRRREGNDMNENGIFNHSSHQETSSEWLQFQQDSVPCKLRARRGFATHPRSIAERTRRTRISDRMKKLQDLFPNMEKTSISDMLDLAVEHIKNLQKHVDMLTDNQSRCTCSTRQA